The following is a genomic window from Prevotella sp. E13-17.
GTGTGGAATAAAAAAGAGGCCCTTCCCCCATCCTCCTCCCAATCGTGGGAGAAGTAGCCTGCTTCGCAGGGAAGGTATAGCTCGACGGCCGACAGGGAAAGTCAAATTTTTCAAAATTGAAAACAAAATTTCTCATTTTTATTTTCTTTCTCGCAAGTAGAAAAATAATCCTGTTTAATTTTGAATCAAATTTTGAAGAATTTCCCGCCGACAGGCGGCCTCCAATCGCGGAGGAAGAAAATTTCCCGCCGATAGGCGGCCTCATATCGTGGGAGAAGTAGCCTGCTACGCAGGGAAGGTATAGCCTTCCCACCGTAGGTGGCTCGTGAGAAGGAGTGTTTGAAAGGAAGTATAACTTCCCAAAATATATAAAATTTAACAACTAACCGCTATGAGAAAAACATGTTTATTAGGCCTTCTGTTGTCGTGGCTATCGGCAATGGGAGCATGGGCAGAAGACTATGGCGTATTGTACATCAACCTGAAAAACGGCGAGAAGGTGCAATGCGTGATGGACAAGGAGGAGCCCTTGGTGGAATTCAAAGATGGCTGGCTGAACTTGTTTGCCTGGAGTTATGAAGAACAATTGATGCAGTGGAAGGTGGGATTTACGCGCGCCGAAGTGGAGTCGCTGACCACTGGCACCATCTTCATCGATGCCATTCATCCGCTGAAGACAACTGAAGACCGCATAGGCTTCAACCTGCTGCGCAAGGGCGTTGTGGGTATCAGCGGACTAAAGGAAAAGGACAGGGTGATGGTCTGGCGTATAGACGGCCGACAGGTACAGGTGAACGTCAGCATGCATGACGGCAATGCTGAGATAGACCTGAACAATGAGCCGCGCGGCGTCTATATGGTGAGTGTGAACAAGCGTTTTACCTTTAAACTGATGAAGCCATGAAAAAGTCATTAATACTCCTATTAGCTGCAGCTATGACAGCCTCTTCTGCTGTAGCCCAGCAGTATATCACCATCTTTGGTACATCCCTTTATGATGATAAAGAATTTATATATCCATCGGGTATCCCCATTCCTGCCGACGAGGTGGAGAAGATTACCTATGAGGTTGATAGCCTGTTTGATACCCGTTTGCTATATGGCCGTATAGCAGCGGATCCTTCAAACAGCCTCTTTAGTGAGGCGCTGAAGCTGACGGCACTGGCAGACACGCTCCTGAAGTACGATCGCAGGTTCTTGGACGGAACAGAACGCACATACTTCCGCTATAAGAGTCATGTAAACAGCGAGGTGGGATGGTATGACATGGAGCGCTTCTACGACTACACCGTCTTCGTGGAACCCAACAATGTCTTCGCAGATGCAGGCATCAGAACCATTGACCAGCTGAAGGCTTACGCCAAGGACATCTACGATGCCGTCTATCCGGAAGATGCTCAAGTGAGCGACCCCAAGGACCGCAGAAACTCGCTGAACAGGTTTATGGCCTATCACATCCTGAGATACCCCATGCGTCTTAATCAGTTGACAGCCTACGACGGAAACACCCTGGCTGACAACTTCAATCGCGACATAGCCGATATCTCGGCCTATCACACCACCCTGATGGGAGCCGTATTCAAGGTGTCGGCACCCAAGATAAGTGGTAATGACTTATACCTGAATCGTCGTGGTGTGAAGGATAATGCAGATAAATATGGTAAGAAGGTGCCAGGCATAAAGATTGTGAATGGTAGTAGTGTGGAGGCCATGAATGGCTACTATCACCTGATAGACGGCATCCTGACCTACGATCAGCAGACCATCGACAACGTATTGGCTGATGAGCGCTGGCGTGTGGACATAAAACTGCTCTCGCCAGACTTCATGATTCATGCAGAAGAGTTGCGTGGTAACTATTTGATGGATGAAGACCCGAACAACCCCAACCCCTATTCTCCGTATGGACGCAACATAGCCTACAAATGGGGTACGCTGGAGAACTTTACTGCCAACAATACCGACGATCAATACAACACATATCCTTTGGTGCATCGTCGTGCTCATAAAGTGTTCTGGTGTTACGAGGGCGACGAGATTAACCTTTTCGGACTGAGTGACTTCACCATTCGTCTGCCCCTGCTGCCTGCAGGACAATGGGAAGTGCGACTGGGATATTGTGGAGGCATCCCGAGCCATCCTGATGTGGCACTTTATCTGAACGACGAGCTGACAATAGAAAGGCTTCATATGTCATACTCTTATTCCCAGAACAGGGATAAAGCCCTTACGGATGAGAGTGCGCCAAAGGTGCTTCCTGGTCCCAAGGAATATGCCAGTGGTTACACTTCTAATGCTCTTCTATGGTTTAATGAGAATGATAATTTATGTCGTGCAGTAGTGGGGCGCATCGTTAGCGATGGCAAGAACAATTGCACCTTGCGCGTGAGAGTGCATGGGCCAGAGACGCAAGGAAATCTTTATGAGCTGATGCTCGACTACTTGGAGTTCTGCCCCGTATGGATAGCCGACAACCAAGAGATACCTGAAGACTAATGAATACTCACTAAAACGAAGACAATGTTATGAAACACATCAATAGATTATTGCTGACCTTCGCCCTGACGGGTGCTGCGCTGACAGCGATGGGGCAGGATGTGACGGTGGTTCACTTTAAGAATGGTAATGTGAATAAATACATCAACGGTCCGCGAACGATGACAGCCTTGCGCTACTTCGATTTCCATGAGCAGATAGATGCCAAGGGCAGAACATCGGCCGATTTCGAGAATGGCTTCTCTGCAGCATTCGATGTTGATAATGTGTGGCATGAACCAGGCAAGTATTGTCTGGGAATAGTATGGAAAAATGATATCCCCTCTGATTTTCAAGCCTCTCACGGCGTCTTGGTTGGTTCAACGCCAGGTCTCTCTGTGGATGCGTGCGAGCTACTGGGCTATTTCTCAGACTGCAATGTCACTAGGAATACAGGAACATACGCATTTTCAGGTTCTTTCAGTGGCTATCAGTTTATGACGATAGGAAAGACCTCGAAAAACACGCTAAAGATGAAGATTCCTGGTTACTTTCCTGATTCCGCAGGCGTTTTCACGTTTAACCCCCTTATGAAGAATGCCAACCACATAGACTACGACTTCCAGACAGGAAAGACCTACTATTACCGCACATTCGCTAAATGTAAGATAGCAGAGAAAGGAAAAGTGGTAGAAAAATATTTCTATGGCAGGGAGCGCAGCATTCGCATTCCTGTGGTGATGAGCGATGAAGGCTACTATCCTCTGCCATCGCCCAGTACAGAGGCTTTCAATGACTTCGCAAAGTACTTTACTGATGGTGTAATGGTGCCAGCCTGGGAGTCGCTTGACGGTTTGTGGACGGAGTGGAAGGATACTGATGAGGGTAAGCAGATAAACCTGTCTGACTATGTGGAGTCGAAGACGTTTGAAGACGGTACAGGCTATCGTATTAAAGCTATCCCACAGGCGTTCTATAACTGGCTCTGCAAGCGCGAAGTGACTATCGACGTATTCGATAATCTGGCGGAAATAGAGAAGATGCCTATAAGTGGACAACCTACTGAGTCAATAGAAAAGGCTGTTGCGGAGAAGATAACAGGTGTGGATGCAAAATGGCAGTTGCCTGATAATCAGTATATGCGCTTCTCGCCCAATCCTGAAATTTCAAGCAACTACTCGCTGACTTATCGTAGTTCTGAGGTCATTCCTGGCGTTAACTATAGAGTGGAGGTTATATTTGCCCCAGAGACTACCGTAGAGAAAAACGAGGAAACAGCATCGCTATTCCTGCCCACCAAGACGTTTGTAAGCTATCAGTCGGGTGCTCGTTGGAAGGATGTCTTTGGAGATACGGTTGAGGTACCTTCCGACCAAGCAACGACCATGTCGAACGGAACGTTGAAGGTGGAAACGATAGGTACCGATCTACAGTTCAATACCGATGTGAAATCCAAAGAGATAAAGAACGGGGAGTATAATCGTATTCTGCGCATTGCCAAGATACGACTCATTCCCGTGACAGAGTAATCGTCTGAATGATAAGACAAAAAAAGAGGCTTCCTATTTGGAAGCCTCTTTCATATCGCCTTCAATGTAGAGGCGTGTCATCTCTTTTGCTCCGTTGGTACGTACGGTAATGGATTTCTTAAAGTGTCCGGGGAACTTGCCTGTTCCGTTGTAGGTCACTTTTATTTCACCTTTTTGTCCAGGCTGTATGGGCGTTTTGGTGTATTCAGGCACTGTGCATCCACAGCTTGCTACTGCCTGATTGATAACCAATGGCATCTCGCCGATATTAGTAAACTTAAACACGCATGTTACGATAGGTTCACTCTCAGAGAAAGTGCCGAAGTTGTGTGTCAGCGTGTCAAACTTTATTTCTGCTGGTTTTTGGGCCATCATCGTTGTCATTACTCCGATGAGCATCAAGGTCATGAATATCAGTTTCTTCATAATAATTACAGTTTTTTTCTTCTTTCGACGCAAAAGTACTCATTTAGTTTGGTTGACAACCGGAATGTATGCCAATTTTAATTTTTTTTAATAGATATCCATTTGTAATATTCGGTAGCTCCCAGCAGGAAACAGCCCGTTCCATAGTCCTCAAAGTCTGGCTCGCGATCGAACGAAAGTGGCTGGCCATCAGCGGGCTCCTTGCCCGTGCCCTGCATCCATCCCAGGAATCCGTTCTTGTGAACTACCGAGGCAATTGCCTTCCAAGCATTGTGAGCTATTGCGGCATAGTCCTTTTCCTTTAGGTAGCCTTGTTGCATGCCCCAGCAGATGCCATAGAGAAAGAGGGCAGTGCCACTGGTTTCGGGCATGGCGTAGTTGGAAGAAACGAGACTGGGATTCCAGAAACCATCTTCGCGCTGGCATTTCTTCAGAGCCTTGCTCATGGCCATAAAATCACGTTTCAGTTCCTTGTAAGCTTTGTCGCGAGGTGACAACTCATTCATCGAGCGCACTAAAGCGGCATAAACCCATCCGTTGCCACGGCTCCAATAGCAGTCTTTGCCATCAGGCTCTTTATATGGGGGTACAAAATCGGCATCGCGCCACCACAGTCCGTCGCGCTTGTTATACAGACCACCGCCACATTCATTGCGGCTCCAGCGATACATCTTCATGGCATGGTCTTTATAAGCCTTATTGCCAGTGATATGATACATTTGCATGTAGAGTGGCATAGCCATCTGAATGGCATCTATCCATGTCCACCAACCGTATATACTGCCGTTTTTCTTATTGGCAGTCAGCATTTGGTGATCCAAGTTTTGGCGGGCAGGTAAGAGCATTTGCTCATTCTTTGTGCTGAGATAGCGTATCAGGTAGGTCTGTGCACAACATTGGTCGTCGGCATCACAGGTGTTCACACCGTTGCGTGGCGTCCACTGATGGAATGTTGCCCAGCGGTCTGTGTAGTCCAAATAGCGCTGCTGTGGGTCCACTTCTTGTAGCGCCATCAGTCCCTCATAGTACACGGCACGTGTCCATAAGTGTGATGGACGGAGCTTCCTGACGTTGGTAGGCAGGGTGGGGTCATCGTATTTCTCCATGAAATAGTCGTTGGCAAGGCGTGTCACGTTGAGCACCTCTTGTGCATTCTGTGCGCTCATCATGATGGCCTGTGCTGTCAGCGTAAGTAGTAAAAAGAATCGTTTCATCGTTTTGTAGAATTAATTTCATTGTGCAAAGATAGCAATTATTTTCTAAAAAGGCACGTTGTTTCCAAAAATAATAGTAACTTTGCAGACTGAAAGAAAAAACATAATTATAAAAAATGTATAGAACAAATACTTGTGGTGAGCTTCGTCTCGCCAATGCCGGCCAACAAGTGACACTGGCCGGATGGGTTCAGCGCACACGTAAAATGGGCGGTATGACCTTTGTTGACCTGCGCGACCGTTATGGTATCACTCAGCTGGTCTTCGACGAGTCAAAGGATGCTGACCTATGCGATCGTGCCAACAAGTTGGGTCGTGAATTTTGTATTCAGATTAAGGGACTGGTGAGCGAACGCCAATCAAAGAACCCCAAGATGCCTACAGGTGATGTGGAGATTCTTGTTTCTGAGCTGAACATCCTCAGCGAGAGTCTAACCCCGCCATTCACCATTGAAGACCAGACTGATGGCGGCGATGATATCCGCATGAAGTATCGCTATCTGGACTTGCGCCGTCAGGCCGTGCGCAAGAATCTGGAACTGCGCCATAAGATGACCATCTTGATTCGCAACTTCCTTGATTCGCTTAACTTCATTGAGGTTGAGACACCTATCCTCATTGGTTCAACTCCAGAGGGCGCACGCGACTTCGTGGTGCCCAGCCGCATGAATCCCGGACAGTTCTATGCACTGCCCCAGAGCCCGCAGACATTGAAGCAGCTACTCATGGTCAGTGGCTTTGATCGTTATTTCCAAATTGCCAAGTGTTTCCGTGATGAAGACTTGCGCGCAGACCGTCAGCCCGAGTTCACACAGATTGACTGTGAAATGTCTTTCGTTGATCAGGAAGACGTGCTTGAGGTCTTCGAGAACCTGGCTCGCCATCTGTTCAAGGAGATTCGCGGCATTGAACTGCCACCTCTTCAGCGCATGACGTGGCACGAGGCTATGCGCCGTTTCGGTTCTGATAAGCCAGACCTCCGTTTTGGTATGGAGTTTGTTGAACTGATGGACGTGCTGAAGGGTACAGGCACATTCCCAGTGTTCAACGAGGCTAACTACATTGGAGGTATCTGTGTGCCTGGTGCAGCCGACTATACACGAAAGCAGTTGGATCAGTTGACCGACTTTGTAAAGCGTCCTCAGGTGGGTGCCAAAGGCTTGGTTTACGTGAAGTTTAATGCCGATGGCACAGTGAAGAGCTCAATTGATAAGTTCTATGAGCCAGAGGTATGGCAGAAGTTGAAAGAAGCTATGGGGGCCAAGGATGGTGATCTGGTGCTCATTCTCAGTGGCGACAACGCCAATAAGACCCGTGTTCAGTTGTGCACCTTGCGTTTGGAGATGGGCGACCGTCTTGGACTGCGCGACAAAGACAAGTTCGTATGTCTTTGGATTGTTGACTTCCCACTGTTTGAGTGGAGCGACGAGGAGCAGCGTCTCATGGCCACACACCATCCCTTCACGCTTCCCAATCCTGACGATATACCCTTGCTTGATACCGACCCTGCTAAAGTGCGTGCCGTGGCCTACGACTTTGTGTGCAACGGCGTAGAGGTAGGCGGTGGTTCACTGCGTATCCACGATGGTAAGTTGCAGGAGAAGATGTTCCAGATTCTGGGCTTTACTCCCGAGCGTGCTATGGCGCAGTTCGGCTTCTTGATCAATGCCTTCAAATATGGTGCTCCCCCTCATGCGGGTCTTGCCTTCGGTCTTGATCGCTTTGTCAGCCTAATGGCAGGTCTCGATAGTATTCGCGACTGTATCGCATTCCCCAAGAACAATTCAGGTCGCGATGTTATGCTCGATGCTCCTGGCGAACTTGACCCTAAGCAGTTGGAGGAACTGAACCTGAAAGTTGATATTCAGGAAAAGGAATAAGTAGAAATAGTTTTATTATCAATAAGTTGAAAGGCGCAGATGACAAAAAATCTGCGTCTTTCTTGATATTGGTCAAGAAAGTTTAAATCAATATTAAAATCTGCTAAATATAGTAGAGTGACTTTAAGAAATAATAGTATTTTTGCATCAGAATTGAATAGAATTCAATATCAATAGTATTAATTTTTAAGTATTATGGCAGAAAAGAAAGCTACAACTAAGAAGGCTGCTACTGAGACAAAAGTTGCTGCAGCCAAGAAAGCTACCACGACCAAGAAAACTACGACCAAGAAGGCTACTGTTGCAGTAAATGCAGAGAACATCGGTTTCAAGGCAGGTGATGTCTATCAGGCACTCGCTGCTGCAGAAAAAGCTCTCTCTGTAAGTGAGATTGCAAAGGCTGCAAAAATTTCGGAAGAAGAGACCCTGCTGGGTCTTGGCTGGCTCTTCAAAGAGGGCAAGCTGCAGAATGCAGATGAGAACAAAGTTGTTCTGGCTTAATTCAGACAGAACAATAACTAATAAAGCAATAACCAATAGCCACTATGGATATTGGTTATTGTTTTGTGTGTAGATATGAGTTACGATCAACAGATATTGCATATTCTATCGGAAGTGGGAGAACGGGGTATCAGCGTCTCGTTGCTTGCCAAGCATGTGTATAACATGAGTTCAACGCTCTTCTCCCAGCCTGACTTACAGGAGGTACACCAGTACGTGCAGCAATACTTGTTGAGAAATTCTAAATCGCCCCAGTCGTTGATAGAGAGCACAGGCCGTAGGGGGTATTACAGGTTGAACACGCAGAACAACGCAGATGCTCGTCAGTTGATGCTGGATTTTGCCGAAGAAACACCTGCGATAGAAGAACAAGAAGACGAGAAACCCAGTCAGGATCTCTCGCTTAGCTTGTTTGACTTTTGAAAAACATCCTGATATAGTTGCAGCAATTGTTCTGCCGTCTTTTTCCATGAGAACAGTTGCGCACGTTTCAGTCCAATCTCTTTTTGTTGCTGGTAGTAGGCATCGTCGGTTTCCAGTTTGATGAGCTTGTCGGCAATTTCGTCGGTCTTTTCAGGGTTCACCAGAATGGCATTAGGCCCCCCAATCTCAGGCATCGACGACGTATTGCTGGTGATGACAGGTGTACCGCAAGCCATTGCTTCGAGAAGCGGAATGCCAAAGCTTTCGCGGAGTGAGGTGTAGAGAAAGGCAAAAGCGTTATTATATATAGATGGTAGGTCGGCGTTTGGAATATAGCCCGGCATCATGATTTTCTCACGAATATTCTCAATGTGGTTGCGCGTGATGATACCATCAAGGTAATCTCTATCCAGGTCAGCCATCAGCAAAGGCCGTTTCACATCTGATCGTTCCAGATATTTTGAGTAGGCTACCAGTGTACGCTCCGTGTTCTTCTTGGGGTCGGTGTTGCCGAGAAAAAATAAGAAGCCCTTTTCCAATCCCCCTATTGGTGGCGGGGAACTAAGTGGTTTGAACCATTCGTTGTAGCCGTTGTATATCATTGCCATCCGTTCCTCTTCGATATTGAGTTTACGGATGATGTTGTCTTTCTCAAAGTTCGAGACGGTGATGATACGCTGACATTTGTCAAGGATGTGCGGCACTACCAATCTCCGATACATCCACCCCATGTTCTGGTAGAGCGACTTGTTGCTCTTGTCGCGAGGTTCCAGAAATATGATGTCGTGAAGTGTCAGCACCAAAGGAACATCACATAAAATAGGTGCAGTATTGCTGGTGCAGTGGAGCAAATCAATTTGTGCTTTCTTGGCAGCGCGGGGCAGTGCCACCTGTTCCCAAAGCGGGTAGGAGGGCATGTTGATTTCAACGATGTGAACATTTGTTGAGTCTTCTATGCAACGGTCGGGACCAGGCTTCACGAAAACGAAATACTCGTTCTCGTGATCCATCTGCTGCAGTTGCAGAATCTCCTGCAGCACCACATAGTCCATGCCGTGCTTGTTTTTGCGAAAGATGCGCTGTGCTTCGATGCCTATTCTCATAACGACTTGATGATTTTAGCTGGAACACCACCGACCAGTGACTTTTCTGGCACATCCTGTGTGACCACGGCACCAGCTGCCACCACGGCATGTCTTCCAATGGTAACGCCAGGCAGTATGACAGCATTGGCACCAATCCACACGTCGTCGCCAATGACTATGGGCTTGGTTGTGATGCCCTGTTCGTCGATGCGCTTGGTTGTGTCGGTAAAGTTATGATTCAGTGCGGTCACCGTGATGCCTTGTGCCAAGTTCACATGGTCGCCAATGGTTACTGGGCCTATAATCGTATTGTGAAGCCCAATACGAGTATGCTTGCCAATAATCACGTCGCCTACAGCATTGTTGATGCACGAGAACGACTCGATAACGCTATGATGACCCAGTGAGAAACAACGGTATGGAGGCGTGTCCATACGTACG
Proteins encoded in this region:
- a CDS encoding winged helix-turn-helix domain-containing protein, whose product is MAEKKATTKKAATETKVAAAKKATTTKKTTTKKATVAVNAENIGFKAGDVYQALAAAEKALSVSEIAKAAKISEEETLLGLGWLFKEGKLQNADENKVVLA
- a CDS encoding DUF1573 domain-containing protein; protein product: MKKLIFMTLMLIGVMTTMMAQKPAEIKFDTLTHNFGTFSESEPIVTCVFKFTNIGEMPLVINQAVASCGCTVPEYTKTPIQPGQKGEIKVTYNGTGKFPGHFKKSITVRTNGAKEMTRLYIEGDMKEASK
- the aspS gene encoding aspartate--tRNA ligase; translation: MYRTNTCGELRLANAGQQVTLAGWVQRTRKMGGMTFVDLRDRYGITQLVFDESKDADLCDRANKLGREFCIQIKGLVSERQSKNPKMPTGDVEILVSELNILSESLTPPFTIEDQTDGGDDIRMKYRYLDLRRQAVRKNLELRHKMTILIRNFLDSLNFIEVETPILIGSTPEGARDFVVPSRMNPGQFYALPQSPQTLKQLLMVSGFDRYFQIAKCFRDEDLRADRQPEFTQIDCEMSFVDQEDVLEVFENLARHLFKEIRGIELPPLQRMTWHEAMRRFGSDKPDLRFGMEFVELMDVLKGTGTFPVFNEANYIGGICVPGAADYTRKQLDQLTDFVKRPQVGAKGLVYVKFNADGTVKSSIDKFYEPEVWQKLKEAMGAKDGDLVLILSGDNANKTRVQLCTLRLEMGDRLGLRDKDKFVCLWIVDFPLFEWSDEEQRLMATHHPFTLPNPDDIPLLDTDPAKVRAVAYDFVCNGVEVGGGSLRIHDGKLQEKMFQILGFTPERAMAQFGFLINAFKYGAPPHAGLAFGLDRFVSLMAGLDSIRDCIAFPKNNSGRDVMLDAPGELDPKQLEELNLKVDIQEKE
- a CDS encoding glycoside hydrolase family 105 protein; the encoded protein is MKRFFLLLTLTAQAIMMSAQNAQEVLNVTRLANDYFMEKYDDPTLPTNVRKLRPSHLWTRAVYYEGLMALQEVDPQQRYLDYTDRWATFHQWTPRNGVNTCDADDQCCAQTYLIRYLSTKNEQMLLPARQNLDHQMLTANKKNGSIYGWWTWIDAIQMAMPLYMQMYHITGNKAYKDHAMKMYRWSRNECGGGLYNKRDGLWWRDADFVPPYKEPDGKDCYWSRGNGWVYAALVRSMNELSPRDKAYKELKRDFMAMSKALKKCQREDGFWNPSLVSSNYAMPETSGTALFLYGICWGMQQGYLKEKDYAAIAHNAWKAIASVVHKNGFLGWMQGTGKEPADGQPLSFDREPDFEDYGTGCFLLGATEYYKWISIKKN
- a CDS encoding glycosyltransferase family 1 protein, yielding MRIGIEAQRIFRKNKHGMDYVVLQEILQLQQMDHENEYFVFVKPGPDRCIEDSTNVHIVEINMPSYPLWEQVALPRAAKKAQIDLLHCTSNTAPILCDVPLVLTLHDIIFLEPRDKSNKSLYQNMGWMYRRLVVPHILDKCQRIITVSNFEKDNIIRKLNIEEERMAMIYNGYNEWFKPLSSPPPIGGLEKGFLFFLGNTDPKKNTERTLVAYSKYLERSDVKRPLLMADLDRDYLDGIITRNHIENIREKIMMPGYIPNADLPSIYNNAFAFLYTSLRESFGIPLLEAMACGTPVITSNTSSMPEIGGPNAILVNPEKTDEIADKLIKLETDDAYYQQQKEIGLKRAQLFSWKKTAEQLLQLYQDVFQKSNKLSERS
- a CDS encoding DapH/DapD/GlmU-related protein, producing MDKESLRTQLKGNPKIKRLLDWLIMNQRDARPRWYIRMLAPFYQHRGRGSKIYLSVRMDTPPYRCFSLGHHSVIESFSCINNAVGDVIIGKHTRIGLHNTIIGPVTIGDHVNLAQGITVTALNHNFTDTTKRIDEQGITTKPIVIGDDVWIGANAVILPGVTIGRHAVVAAGAVVTQDVPEKSLVGGVPAKIIKSL